In Scophthalmus maximus strain ysfricsl-2021 chromosome 21, ASM2237912v1, whole genome shotgun sequence, one genomic interval encodes:
- the pfkpa gene encoding ATP-dependent 6-phosphofructokinase, platelet type isoform X9: MVQAPDTGLAQETVKMAQPDSKKIFFENLSGAGKAIAVLTSGGDAQGMNAAVRAVVRMGLYVGAKVYFIHEGYQGMVDGGENIKEATWESVSSMLQVGGTVIGSARCKEFRSHEGRLKAAHNLVQHGITNLCVIGGDGSLTGANLFREEWSGLLTELVEQGSIEADAVQKYSALHIVGMVGSIDNDFCGTDMTIGTDSALHRIIEVVDAIMTTAQSHQRTFVLEVMGRHCGYLALVSALACGADWVLIPEMPPEDGWEDKMCQKLSANRAGMKRLNIIIVAEGAIDHKNKPITTDYVKDLVVKCLGFDTRVTILGHVQRGGTPSAFDRILASRMGVEAVLALLETTANTPACVVSLCGNQSVRLPLMECVQMTQEVQKAMDEKRFEEAVKLRGRSFENNLKTYKLLAHRKPESELPTSNFNVAVLNVGAPAAGMNAAVRSAVRVGISEGHKMFAVSDGFEGFYKGQIKEIKWADVGGWTGQGGSLLGTKRTLPAKYVDKIAEQMRENNINALLIIGGFETCDRIKQSASGTKRRVFIIETMGGYCGYLASVGGLAAGADAAYIYEEPFDIRDLQANVEHLTEKMKTSIQRGLVLRNENCSENYTTDFIYQLYSEEGRGVFDSRKNVLGHMQQGGAPSPFDRNFGTKISAKAMQWITKKLVESFRKDEGRVFANTEDTCCLLGMRRRALVFQPVVQLKGDTDFVHRIPKEQWWLKLRPLMKILAKYKTSYDVSDSGQLEHVVRNRPRESDASVAM; the protein is encoded by the exons ATGGTACAGGCCCCAG aCACAGGACTGGCTCAGGAAACCGTGAAAATGGCGCAGCCGGACAGCAAGAAGATCTTCTTCGAGAACCTGTCGGGAGCGGGGAAAGCCATCGCGGTGCTGACGAGCGGAGGAGATGCTCAAG GGATGAATGCTGCTGTACGTGCCGTGGTTCGAATGGGGTTATATGTGGGTGCAAAAGTGTACTTCATTCATGAG GGATATCAGGGTATGGTGGACGGCGGGGAGAACATAAAGGAAGCCACATGGGAAAGTGTCTCCAGCATGCTACAAGTG GGCGGGACGGTTATCGGCAGTGCCCGCTGCAAAGAGTTTCGCAGTCACGAGGGACGTCTGAAGGCCGCTCACAACCTGGTGCAGCACGGCATCACCAACCTTTGCGTGATCGGCGGAGACGGCAGCCTGACGGGAGCCAACCTCTTCAGGGAGGAATGGAGTGGACTGCTGACGGAGCTGGTGGAGCAAG GTTCGATCGAGGCCGATGCTGTTCAGAAGTACTCGGCCCTGCACATCGTGGGGATGGTTGGCTCCATTGATAACGACTTCTGTGGGACTGACATGACAATCGGCACAGACTCGGCTTTGCACAGAATCATCGAGGTGGTGGACGCGATCATGACGACCGCACAGAG TCACCAGAGGACCTTTGTGTTGGAGGTCATGGGCAGACACTGTGG cTACCTGGCCCTGGTGAGCGCCCTGGCTTGTGGGGCAGACTGGGTGTTGATCCCAGAGATGCCCCCAGAGGACGGATGGGAGGATAAGATGTGTCAAAAACTGTCTGCG AACCGAGCAGGGATGAAAAGGCTGAATATCATAATTGTAGCCGAAGGTGCGATTGATCATAAGAACAAGCCCATTACCACTGACTATGTTAAGGAT CTTGTTGTCAAATGTTTGGGTTTCGACACGCGGGTGACGATTCTGGGCCatgtgcagagaggagggacCCCGTCTGCTTTTGACCGCATCCTG GCCAGTCGTATGGGTGTGGAGGCTGTTCTTGCCCTTCTAGAGACCACAGCCAACACGCCAGCCTGCGTCGTCTCTCTGTGCGGTAACCAATCGGTGCGCCTGCCTCTGATGGAGTGTGTACAGATG acTCAGGAGGTCCAGAAGGCCATGGATGAGAAGCGGTTCGAGGAGGCTGTTAAGCTTCGGGGCAG GAGTTTTGAAAACAACCTGAAGACATACAAACTCCTGGCTCATCGTAAACCAGAATCCGAACTGCCAACT AGCAACTTCAATGTGGCAGTGCTGAATGTCGGCGCCCCTGCAGCGGGAATGAACGCTGCCGTCCGCTCAGCCGTCAGGGTGGGCATCTCTGAGGGGCACAAGATGTTCGCTGTCAGTGATGGGTTTGAGGGATTCTACAAGGGACAG ATTAAGGAGATTAAATGGGCTGATGTTGGAGGATGGACAGGACAGGGTGGATCTCTACTGGGAACCAAAAG AACTCTTCCTGCAAAGTATGTCGACAAAATTGCTGAGCAGATGCGAGAGAACAACATAAATGCACTGCTAATTATCGGTGGATTTGAG ACTTGTGACCGCATCAAGCAGTCGGCCAGTGGGACCAAGAGACGCGTGTTCATCATCGAGACCATGGGAGGCTACTGTGGCTACCTGGCCAGTGTCGGGGGCCTGGCTGCTGGAGCGGATGCTGCTTACATCTATGAGGAGCCATTCGACATCAGAGACCTGCAG GCCAATGTTGAACAtctgacagagaaaatgaagacgAGCATTCAAAGAGGACTGGTCCTCAG GAATGAGAACTGTAGTGAAAACTACACAACAGACTTCATCTACCAGCTGTACTCTGAAGAAGGGAGGGGAGTGTTTGACAGCAGGAAGAACGTGCTGGGACACATGCAGCAG gGAGGAGCGCCGTCTCCATTCGACCGCAACTTTGGGACTAAGATCTCTGCCAAGGCGATGCAGTGGATTACAAAGAAGCTGGTTGAGTCATTCAGAAAAG ATGAAG GCCGAGTGTTCGCCAACACCGAGGACACGTGCTGTCTGTTGGGGATGCGTCGCAGGGCTCTGGTCTTCCAGCCGGTCGTACAACTCAAGGGGGACACTGACTTTGT
- the pfkpa gene encoding ATP-dependent 6-phosphofructokinase, platelet type isoform X7: MVQAPDTGLAQETVKMAQPDSKKIFFENLSGAGKAIAVLTSGGDAQGMNAAVRAVVRMGLYVGAKVYFIHEGYQGMVDGGENIKEATWESVSSMLQVGGTVIGSARCKEFRSHEGRLKAAHNLVQHGITNLCVIGGDGSLTGANLFREEWSGLLTELVEQGSIEADAVQKYSALHIVGMVGSIDNDFCGTDMTIGTDSALHRIIEVVDAIMTTAQSHQRTFVLEVMGRHCGYLALVSALACGADWVLIPEMPPEDGWEDKMCQKLSATRSRGTRLNIIIVAEGALDRHGKPITSSFVKDLVVKCLGFDTRVTILGHVQRGGTPSAFDRILASRMGVEAVLALLETTANTPACVVSLCGNQSVRLPLMECVQMTQEVQKAMDEKRFEEAVKLRGRSFENNLKTYKLLAHRKPESELPTSNFNVAVLNVGAPAAGMNAAVRSAVRVGISEGHKMFAVSDGFEGFYKGQIKEIKWADVGGWTGQGGSLLGTKRTLPAKYVDKIAEQMRENNINALLIIGGFEAFLSLLELLTARGKYDEFCVPMVMVPATVSNNVPGSDLSIGADTALNAITTTCDRIKQSASGTKRRVFIIETMGGYCGYLASVGGLAAGADAAYIYEEPFDIRDLQANVEHLTEKMKTSIQRGLVLRNENCSENYTTDFIYQLYSEEGRGVFDSRKNVLGHMQQGGAPSPFDRNFGTKISAKAMQWITKKLVESFRKGRVFANTEDTCCLLGMRRRALVFQPVVQLKGDTDFVHRIPKEQWWLKLRPLMKILAKYKTSYDVSDSGQLEHVVRNRPRESDASVAM, encoded by the exons ATGGTACAGGCCCCAG aCACAGGACTGGCTCAGGAAACCGTGAAAATGGCGCAGCCGGACAGCAAGAAGATCTTCTTCGAGAACCTGTCGGGAGCGGGGAAAGCCATCGCGGTGCTGACGAGCGGAGGAGATGCTCAAG GGATGAATGCTGCTGTACGTGCCGTGGTTCGAATGGGGTTATATGTGGGTGCAAAAGTGTACTTCATTCATGAG GGATATCAGGGTATGGTGGACGGCGGGGAGAACATAAAGGAAGCCACATGGGAAAGTGTCTCCAGCATGCTACAAGTG GGCGGGACGGTTATCGGCAGTGCCCGCTGCAAAGAGTTTCGCAGTCACGAGGGACGTCTGAAGGCCGCTCACAACCTGGTGCAGCACGGCATCACCAACCTTTGCGTGATCGGCGGAGACGGCAGCCTGACGGGAGCCAACCTCTTCAGGGAGGAATGGAGTGGACTGCTGACGGAGCTGGTGGAGCAAG GTTCGATCGAGGCCGATGCTGTTCAGAAGTACTCGGCCCTGCACATCGTGGGGATGGTTGGCTCCATTGATAACGACTTCTGTGGGACTGACATGACAATCGGCACAGACTCGGCTTTGCACAGAATCATCGAGGTGGTGGACGCGATCATGACGACCGCACAGAG TCACCAGAGGACCTTTGTGTTGGAGGTCATGGGCAGACACTGTGG cTACCTGGCCCTGGTGAGCGCCCTGGCTTGTGGGGCAGACTGGGTGTTGATCCCAGAGATGCCCCCAGAGGACGGATGGGAGGATAAGATGTGTCAAAAACTGTCTGCG ACCCGCTCCAGGGGCACAAGGCTGAACATAATCATAGTTGCAGAAGGAGCCCTAGACAGGCACGGGAAGCCTATAACCTCTAGTTTTGTCAAGGAT CTTGTTGTCAAATGTTTGGGTTTCGACACGCGGGTGACGATTCTGGGCCatgtgcagagaggagggacCCCGTCTGCTTTTGACCGCATCCTG GCCAGTCGTATGGGTGTGGAGGCTGTTCTTGCCCTTCTAGAGACCACAGCCAACACGCCAGCCTGCGTCGTCTCTCTGTGCGGTAACCAATCGGTGCGCCTGCCTCTGATGGAGTGTGTACAGATG acTCAGGAGGTCCAGAAGGCCATGGATGAGAAGCGGTTCGAGGAGGCTGTTAAGCTTCGGGGCAG GAGTTTTGAAAACAACCTGAAGACATACAAACTCCTGGCTCATCGTAAACCAGAATCCGAACTGCCAACT AGCAACTTCAATGTGGCAGTGCTGAATGTCGGCGCCCCTGCAGCGGGAATGAACGCTGCCGTCCGCTCAGCCGTCAGGGTGGGCATCTCTGAGGGGCACAAGATGTTCGCTGTCAGTGATGGGTTTGAGGGATTCTACAAGGGACAG ATTAAGGAGATTAAATGGGCTGATGTTGGAGGATGGACAGGACAGGGTGGATCTCTACTGGGAACCAAAAG AACTCTTCCTGCAAAGTATGTCGACAAAATTGCTGAGCAGATGCGAGAGAACAACATAAATGCACTGCTAATTATCGGTGGATTTGAG GCCTTCCTGTCACTGCTGGAATTGTTAACGGCGCGCGGGAAATATGACGAGTTCTGTGTGCCCATGGTCATGGTCCCAGCCACTGTCTCCAACAATGTGCCGGGCTCAGACCTCAGCATTGGCGCTGACACGGCTCTGAACGCCATCACTACT ACTTGTGACCGCATCAAGCAGTCGGCCAGTGGGACCAAGAGACGCGTGTTCATCATCGAGACCATGGGAGGCTACTGTGGCTACCTGGCCAGTGTCGGGGGCCTGGCTGCTGGAGCGGATGCTGCTTACATCTATGAGGAGCCATTCGACATCAGAGACCTGCAG GCCAATGTTGAACAtctgacagagaaaatgaagacgAGCATTCAAAGAGGACTGGTCCTCAG GAATGAGAACTGTAGTGAAAACTACACAACAGACTTCATCTACCAGCTGTACTCTGAAGAAGGGAGGGGAGTGTTTGACAGCAGGAAGAACGTGCTGGGACACATGCAGCAG gGAGGAGCGCCGTCTCCATTCGACCGCAACTTTGGGACTAAGATCTCTGCCAAGGCGATGCAGTGGATTACAAAGAAGCTGGTTGAGTCATTCAGAAAAG GCCGAGTGTTCGCCAACACCGAGGACACGTGCTGTCTGTTGGGGATGCGTCGCAGGGCTCTGGTCTTCCAGCCGGTCGTACAACTCAAGGGGGACACTGACTTTGT
- the pfkpa gene encoding ATP-dependent 6-phosphofructokinase, platelet type isoform X3 — protein MVQAPDTGLAQETVKMAQPDSKKIFFENLSGAGKAIAVLTSGGDAQGMNAAVRAVVRMGLYVGAKVYFIHEGYQGMVDGGENIKEATWESVSSMLQVGGTVIGSARCKEFRSHEGRLKAAHNLVQHGITNLCVIGGDGSLTGANLFREEWSGLLTELVEQGSIEADAVQKYSALHIVGMVGSIDNDFCGTDMTIGTDSALHRIIEVVDAIMTTAQSHQRTFVLEVMGRHCGYLALVSALACGADWVLIPEMPPEDGWEDKMCQKLSATRSRGTRLNIIIVAEGALDRHGKPITSSFVKDLVVKCLGFDTRVTILGHVQRGGTPSAFDRILASRMGVEAVLALLETTANTPACVVSLCGNQSVRLPLMECVQMTQEVQKAMDEKRFEEAVKLRGRSFENNLKTYKLLAHRKPESELPTSNFNVAVLNVGAPAAGMNAAVRSAVRVGISEGHKMFAVSDGFEGFYKGQIKEIKWADVGGWTGQGGSLLGTKRTLPAKYVDKIAEQMRENNINALLIIGGFEAFLSLLELLTARGKYDEFCVPMVMVPATVSNNVPGSDLSIGADTALNAITTTCDRIKQSASGTKRRVFIIETMGGYCGYLASVGGLAAGADAAYIYEEPFDIRDLQANVEHLTEKMKTSIQRGLVLRNENCSENYTTDFIYQLYSEEGRGVFDSRKNVLGHMQQGGAPSPFDRNFGTKISAKAMQWITKKLVESFRKDEGRVFANTEDTCCLLGMRRRALVFQPVVQLKGDTDFVHRIPKEQWWLKLRPLMKILAKYKTSYDVSDSGQLEHVVRNRPRESDASVAM, from the exons ATGGTACAGGCCCCAG aCACAGGACTGGCTCAGGAAACCGTGAAAATGGCGCAGCCGGACAGCAAGAAGATCTTCTTCGAGAACCTGTCGGGAGCGGGGAAAGCCATCGCGGTGCTGACGAGCGGAGGAGATGCTCAAG GGATGAATGCTGCTGTACGTGCCGTGGTTCGAATGGGGTTATATGTGGGTGCAAAAGTGTACTTCATTCATGAG GGATATCAGGGTATGGTGGACGGCGGGGAGAACATAAAGGAAGCCACATGGGAAAGTGTCTCCAGCATGCTACAAGTG GGCGGGACGGTTATCGGCAGTGCCCGCTGCAAAGAGTTTCGCAGTCACGAGGGACGTCTGAAGGCCGCTCACAACCTGGTGCAGCACGGCATCACCAACCTTTGCGTGATCGGCGGAGACGGCAGCCTGACGGGAGCCAACCTCTTCAGGGAGGAATGGAGTGGACTGCTGACGGAGCTGGTGGAGCAAG GTTCGATCGAGGCCGATGCTGTTCAGAAGTACTCGGCCCTGCACATCGTGGGGATGGTTGGCTCCATTGATAACGACTTCTGTGGGACTGACATGACAATCGGCACAGACTCGGCTTTGCACAGAATCATCGAGGTGGTGGACGCGATCATGACGACCGCACAGAG TCACCAGAGGACCTTTGTGTTGGAGGTCATGGGCAGACACTGTGG cTACCTGGCCCTGGTGAGCGCCCTGGCTTGTGGGGCAGACTGGGTGTTGATCCCAGAGATGCCCCCAGAGGACGGATGGGAGGATAAGATGTGTCAAAAACTGTCTGCG ACCCGCTCCAGGGGCACAAGGCTGAACATAATCATAGTTGCAGAAGGAGCCCTAGACAGGCACGGGAAGCCTATAACCTCTAGTTTTGTCAAGGAT CTTGTTGTCAAATGTTTGGGTTTCGACACGCGGGTGACGATTCTGGGCCatgtgcagagaggagggacCCCGTCTGCTTTTGACCGCATCCTG GCCAGTCGTATGGGTGTGGAGGCTGTTCTTGCCCTTCTAGAGACCACAGCCAACACGCCAGCCTGCGTCGTCTCTCTGTGCGGTAACCAATCGGTGCGCCTGCCTCTGATGGAGTGTGTACAGATG acTCAGGAGGTCCAGAAGGCCATGGATGAGAAGCGGTTCGAGGAGGCTGTTAAGCTTCGGGGCAG GAGTTTTGAAAACAACCTGAAGACATACAAACTCCTGGCTCATCGTAAACCAGAATCCGAACTGCCAACT AGCAACTTCAATGTGGCAGTGCTGAATGTCGGCGCCCCTGCAGCGGGAATGAACGCTGCCGTCCGCTCAGCCGTCAGGGTGGGCATCTCTGAGGGGCACAAGATGTTCGCTGTCAGTGATGGGTTTGAGGGATTCTACAAGGGACAG ATTAAGGAGATTAAATGGGCTGATGTTGGAGGATGGACAGGACAGGGTGGATCTCTACTGGGAACCAAAAG AACTCTTCCTGCAAAGTATGTCGACAAAATTGCTGAGCAGATGCGAGAGAACAACATAAATGCACTGCTAATTATCGGTGGATTTGAG GCCTTCCTGTCACTGCTGGAATTGTTAACGGCGCGCGGGAAATATGACGAGTTCTGTGTGCCCATGGTCATGGTCCCAGCCACTGTCTCCAACAATGTGCCGGGCTCAGACCTCAGCATTGGCGCTGACACGGCTCTGAACGCCATCACTACT ACTTGTGACCGCATCAAGCAGTCGGCCAGTGGGACCAAGAGACGCGTGTTCATCATCGAGACCATGGGAGGCTACTGTGGCTACCTGGCCAGTGTCGGGGGCCTGGCTGCTGGAGCGGATGCTGCTTACATCTATGAGGAGCCATTCGACATCAGAGACCTGCAG GCCAATGTTGAACAtctgacagagaaaatgaagacgAGCATTCAAAGAGGACTGGTCCTCAG GAATGAGAACTGTAGTGAAAACTACACAACAGACTTCATCTACCAGCTGTACTCTGAAGAAGGGAGGGGAGTGTTTGACAGCAGGAAGAACGTGCTGGGACACATGCAGCAG gGAGGAGCGCCGTCTCCATTCGACCGCAACTTTGGGACTAAGATCTCTGCCAAGGCGATGCAGTGGATTACAAAGAAGCTGGTTGAGTCATTCAGAAAAG ATGAAG GCCGAGTGTTCGCCAACACCGAGGACACGTGCTGTCTGTTGGGGATGCGTCGCAGGGCTCTGGTCTTCCAGCCGGTCGTACAACTCAAGGGGGACACTGACTTTGT
- the pfkpa gene encoding ATP-dependent 6-phosphofructokinase, platelet type isoform X1 — protein sequence MVQAPDTGLAQETVKMAQPDSKKIFFENLSGAGKAIAVLTSGGDAQGMNAAVRAVVRMGLYVGAKVYFIHEGYQGMVDGGENIKEATWESVSSMLQVGGTVIGSARCKEFRSHEGRLKAAHNLVQHGITNLCVIGGDGSLTGANLFREEWSGLLTELVEQGSIEADAVQKYSALHIVGMVGSIDNDFCGTDMTIGTDSALHRIIEVVDAIMTTAQSHQRTFVLEVMGRHCGYLALVSALACGADWVLIPEMPPEDGWEDKMCQKLSANRAGMKRLNIIIVAEGAIDHKNKPITTDYVKDLVVKCLGFDTRVTILGHVQRGGTPSAFDRILASRMGVEAVLALLETTANTPACVVSLCGNQSVRLPLMECVQMTQEVQKAMDEKRFEEAVKLRGRSFENNLKTYKLLAHRKPESELPTSNFNVAVLNVGAPAAGMNAAVRSAVRVGISEGHKMFAVSDGFEGFYKGQIKEIKWADVGGWTGQGGSLLGTKRTLPAKYVDKIAEQMRENNINALLIIGGFEAFESLLQLCEARAAYEEFCIPMCMLPATISNNVPGTDLSIGADTALNAIVETCDRIKQSASGTKRRVFIIETMGGYCGYLASVGGLAAGADAAYIYEEPFDIRDLQANVEHLTEKMKTSIQRGLVLRNENCSENYTTDFIYQLYSEEGRGVFDSRKNVLGHMQQGGAPSPFDRNFGTKISAKAMQWITKKLVESFRKDEGRVFANTEDTCCLLGMRRRALVFQPVVQLKGDTDFVHRIPKEQWWLKLRPLMKILAKYKTSYDVSDSGQLEHVVRNRPRESDASVAM from the exons ATGGTACAGGCCCCAG aCACAGGACTGGCTCAGGAAACCGTGAAAATGGCGCAGCCGGACAGCAAGAAGATCTTCTTCGAGAACCTGTCGGGAGCGGGGAAAGCCATCGCGGTGCTGACGAGCGGAGGAGATGCTCAAG GGATGAATGCTGCTGTACGTGCCGTGGTTCGAATGGGGTTATATGTGGGTGCAAAAGTGTACTTCATTCATGAG GGATATCAGGGTATGGTGGACGGCGGGGAGAACATAAAGGAAGCCACATGGGAAAGTGTCTCCAGCATGCTACAAGTG GGCGGGACGGTTATCGGCAGTGCCCGCTGCAAAGAGTTTCGCAGTCACGAGGGACGTCTGAAGGCCGCTCACAACCTGGTGCAGCACGGCATCACCAACCTTTGCGTGATCGGCGGAGACGGCAGCCTGACGGGAGCCAACCTCTTCAGGGAGGAATGGAGTGGACTGCTGACGGAGCTGGTGGAGCAAG GTTCGATCGAGGCCGATGCTGTTCAGAAGTACTCGGCCCTGCACATCGTGGGGATGGTTGGCTCCATTGATAACGACTTCTGTGGGACTGACATGACAATCGGCACAGACTCGGCTTTGCACAGAATCATCGAGGTGGTGGACGCGATCATGACGACCGCACAGAG TCACCAGAGGACCTTTGTGTTGGAGGTCATGGGCAGACACTGTGG cTACCTGGCCCTGGTGAGCGCCCTGGCTTGTGGGGCAGACTGGGTGTTGATCCCAGAGATGCCCCCAGAGGACGGATGGGAGGATAAGATGTGTCAAAAACTGTCTGCG AACCGAGCAGGGATGAAAAGGCTGAATATCATAATTGTAGCCGAAGGTGCGATTGATCATAAGAACAAGCCCATTACCACTGACTATGTTAAGGAT CTTGTTGTCAAATGTTTGGGTTTCGACACGCGGGTGACGATTCTGGGCCatgtgcagagaggagggacCCCGTCTGCTTTTGACCGCATCCTG GCCAGTCGTATGGGTGTGGAGGCTGTTCTTGCCCTTCTAGAGACCACAGCCAACACGCCAGCCTGCGTCGTCTCTCTGTGCGGTAACCAATCGGTGCGCCTGCCTCTGATGGAGTGTGTACAGATG acTCAGGAGGTCCAGAAGGCCATGGATGAGAAGCGGTTCGAGGAGGCTGTTAAGCTTCGGGGCAG GAGTTTTGAAAACAACCTGAAGACATACAAACTCCTGGCTCATCGTAAACCAGAATCCGAACTGCCAACT AGCAACTTCAATGTGGCAGTGCTGAATGTCGGCGCCCCTGCAGCGGGAATGAACGCTGCCGTCCGCTCAGCCGTCAGGGTGGGCATCTCTGAGGGGCACAAGATGTTCGCTGTCAGTGATGGGTTTGAGGGATTCTACAAGGGACAG ATTAAGGAGATTAAATGGGCTGATGTTGGAGGATGGACAGGACAGGGTGGATCTCTACTGGGAACCAAAAG AACTCTTCCTGCAAAGTATGTCGACAAAATTGCTGAGCAGATGCGAGAGAACAACATAAATGCACTGCTAATTATCGGTGGATTTGAG GCGTTTGAgagtctgctgcagctgtgtgagGCTCGCGCTGCCTATGAGGAGTTTTGCATCCCGATGTGTATGCTGCCTGCCACCATAAGTAACAATGTGCCGGGCACAGATCTAAGTATCGGGGCAGACACGGCCCTCAATGCCATCGTGGAG ACTTGTGACCGCATCAAGCAGTCGGCCAGTGGGACCAAGAGACGCGTGTTCATCATCGAGACCATGGGAGGCTACTGTGGCTACCTGGCCAGTGTCGGGGGCCTGGCTGCTGGAGCGGATGCTGCTTACATCTATGAGGAGCCATTCGACATCAGAGACCTGCAG GCCAATGTTGAACAtctgacagagaaaatgaagacgAGCATTCAAAGAGGACTGGTCCTCAG GAATGAGAACTGTAGTGAAAACTACACAACAGACTTCATCTACCAGCTGTACTCTGAAGAAGGGAGGGGAGTGTTTGACAGCAGGAAGAACGTGCTGGGACACATGCAGCAG gGAGGAGCGCCGTCTCCATTCGACCGCAACTTTGGGACTAAGATCTCTGCCAAGGCGATGCAGTGGATTACAAAGAAGCTGGTTGAGTCATTCAGAAAAG ATGAAG GCCGAGTGTTCGCCAACACCGAGGACACGTGCTGTCTGTTGGGGATGCGTCGCAGGGCTCTGGTCTTCCAGCCGGTCGTACAACTCAAGGGGGACACTGACTTTGT